The sequence attttattgtaaaacatgAAATGTAGGTAGCCTCAgtttcattttgttgaaaacatCATTCTTCTCATTTCATAAACATCAAAACATCAATAATATCATCCGTCAAGAATCACAATACAACAATACATAGGgatgatattcattttcattgattaactgaaaaattgatagttcttataagatagttcattcttgctaaccctcttcgtaaaaacgaatcttataggagggacatgtacctctgcataaaatgcatcttataagagagtacatgttttcatcgttaattggccaattacattgcggatttaaaattgccagaggcaacaccgctactatcactatcaatccaatcattcaatcatataaaacttcatttagGCATTTTATCGAACATCTTTGAGGCTTCATTTAAAGTTTAACtcctttcattcaaaaatgcatataattgcactaccatatatacatatttacatatatatatcatgaatggaATTTGAAAGGAGTTCACGCCATAGAATCAtcaaaacacatacatatagaatcatgtgatgcattcaagaattgcttccacttactacacttggagaacttggtttcttaaaccttgaagttgatcctacaacaataaacccaaTAACTAACCATCAATACCCAAATAATACCCTTAAATGACCATTTAATCCATTACACCAATCACAACTATCATGCCCTAACTCCACCAtcttcaataactcaagaacaagaagaaaacacaCTTACCTTTTCTCCTTTCACTAAAAAGGTTAAGTTCCAActccggattgaagattaattgcttgattaaaagaaaggagaagaagaaaatgaagaaccctagcttagaatcgatggagaagagaaagaaagagaagaaaaatgaggaaaataaGAGTCTCACTCGATTTTATACCTTAAAacacccaaaacacgtttttgcacTGCACAGggcactcgggcggtcataaattaccgcccTAGCGTGGACCATGCTGTCCAAGATgaaaaatccagaaccagtggCGCTCAGGCTGTCATTTCTTAcagctcgggcgccgctctgcgcataGCCATATCGAAGATTGCTTCTGAAACGCCTCTTTCCTTCataattaggaaaagtggtgaacatgaaagttgtagctctattcttggcttgcatctctaattagcctcatgtcatttgaaggtctgaataaaaagttatgctcaatctcccaacatgtgtcactggaggaacgacgatacacacgacacacttcggggcgcttttggcttatcttccacaatgatttgaacaaaacttaaaacatgaaagttatagacttatatcttatctttcaaatgcaagtagcctcacatcatttggatcacaatacaaaacattatgctaaaaaccacaactactgccacagtttcataccgtttcagcacttccattacctatttggcacaatatcaactttctattctacccatccattctccatttcattctatatcattcaatgccattcatatcatatcttgaagccataaaccatcaccattagatcacatatcccaaacgatcatcataataaaccataaaagaaataatgaacatacttaatcataatcattaccttatatcatatgcatataaatgtctgggcgttacaggtttgatttgatacgaggctttattgttttcaatgtaattgttaaacaatgccgggtgtcaccgatgcttcggactcggggcgtgaaATTCTGCTTCAGCCAATGATCTAGACACCGTATGTTGCTTTTTAGTCTTGCAAGATATTGGGGAAATACCGAGAAGCACAAACCATCCTGTGAGTGATCTCCGAGTCAAAGGGCAGCTAGCCCAGTCTGAATCGCACCAGCCATATAATTGTATATCACAATCATGGCGTAATAGAATGCCTTGACCTTGATTACCattcaaatatcaaacaactcgAAGCGCAGCTTCCCAGTGTTCTTCCCGTGGTTGTTGCATAAATTACGAAGCACATGCACGCTATAGGACAGCTCCGGCCGGGTGAAACAAAGATATATGAGGCGACCCACTAGACGACGATACCTTTCTGGGTCATCAAGCAATGTTCCATCAGCCAACATCAACCGATGATTTTGCTCCATAGGAAAGCTAGTAGGCTTTGCTCCCAATAGTCCAGCTTCGGAAACTATATCCAGAGCATATTTACGCTGGTTCAGGTAGATTCCATCAGGGCTCCTAGCAACTTCAACACCTAGGAAGTATTTCAGAACTCCCAAATCTTTCATGTTAAAACAATTATTCAAATAGGTCTTGAACCGTTGTATGGCATCATGACAATTTCCAGATATTATCAAATCATACACATAAACAAGGACGTTGATTTTTATGTCTCTTTGCTGCAAAGTAAAGAGCGATTAATCAGAATATGATTGTTATAATCCATACCCTTTTAGAGCTGCAGACAGTTTGGCGAACCAACATCGTGGTGCTTGCTTTAGCTCGTAGAGTGATTTCCAAAGCTTGCATACCATTCCTGGACGTTGAACTTCGAATCCGGGAGGCAATTTCATGTACACCTCTTCTTGAAGGTCTCCATGAAGGAAAGCGTTGTGGACATCCATTTGATGCAACTCCCAATGCGTTGCCTCTGCTACAGCTAAGAATATTCGCACCGTAACCATTTTGGCCACCGGAGCAAATGTTTCCGTATAGTCGATTCCATCCATTTGATGATTACCAATAATTACCAGCCGAGCTTTATGATGCTCTATGGTGCCATCGGAGTTGTACTTTATCTTGTATACCCATTTGCAGCCAAGTTCCTTTTGCCCAAATGGCAAATATTCCATCACCCATGTCTCATTATCTTCCAAGGCCTTAATTTCATTCCGCATTGCCTCACACCACCTTTCATCCCTTACTGCTTCAGAGAATGATACGGGCTCATGGTCCGCAGTAATGGCAGCAAGAAAATTCTGATGCCGCATTGAAAATTTATCACAATTCACATAGTGTGCTATAGGGTAAGGCGTACCTGAGGCATGCGTTGGAGATGGTGAAGCGGTGGAGGGGCTCAATTTCTGAATGGTATTAGTGACATAATCGCGTAGACGAACAGACGGCTCTCTCAGTCGATGTCCACGACCCAATTGTCCAAGCTGTTCCCCATCAGCTATGTCATGCTCATTTTCTCCAGACACTTGGGCTGCTACCTCTTCATTTTCTCGAGTGCCTTCTCTTTCATTTTCTCCAGGACACCTCCTATCAACGCCTTTATCTGTTCCTTGATCGACTATATCTCGTGTATCGTGTGAAGTATGATCATCACAAGTGCTCCCCACAACTTCATACTCATCATTTGCTACTGCTTCAGAAGAAACACTTCCTTCAACAACCTCTTGAGCAAAAAGAAATTCTGTTTCAAAGAAATCCACATCTCGTGAGACAAAATATTCTTTTGTATCCAGATCGTATAATCTCCATCCTTTTTTTCCATGTGGATATCCGACAAATATGCATCGGCAACTTCTGCTTGAAAATTTGTCCCTTTTCCCTCTTTGGTTGTGTGCGTAACACAAAGACACGAACACTCTCAAGTGTTCATATGAAGGCGGTTGTCCATATAAAATTTTGTACGGAGTTTTTCCATTCAAGACTGAAAAAGGGGTCCTGTTTATTAAGAATCCTGCAGCTAATACACATTCTCCCCAAAATTTAATAGGAAGTTGAGCTTGAAATCGCAGTGCTCGTGCTACATTCAAAATGTGCCGGTGTTTTCTTTCTACTCttccattttgttgtggtgttGCGGTACAAGAGGTTTGAAAGATAATACCGTGTTCAAGAAAGTAATTCTTCATGCAAGTAAACTCAGTCCCATTATCACTCCGAACAGTTTTGACTTGCTTATTATATTGTCTTTCCGCCATTGCAAAGAAATTCAGCAAAGTACGTGTCACCTCTTTCTTATCAATCAATAAGAATATTCATATCGCTCTAGAATAATCATCCACTATTGTCAAAAAATAAGAAGCACCACACGAAGAAGGAATTTTGTATGGACCCCACAGATCACAATGAAAAAGTTCAAAGACATCACTGGCTTTATTATTACTCAAAAGAAATTTGTCTCTAGTCTGTTTTGCCCATTTACATACATCACAAGCTTTATTCAACGTCACGCTATTTCTACCGTTTCTAACAGAGAGGACTAACTTGGTAATGTCCATAGAGGGATGCCCCATCCACCTGTGCCAACGATCAAGGGAGTTTGTTCCATCGGTCTTCAAAGCTTTCACACATGATGCCTTTCGGAAATGATAGAGCCCATCCCTCCGTTTACCCGCACCAATCAGCATCCTCGAAGTGCGGTCCTGAAAGACACACATATTTTTAGTGAATTGGGCAATACAATCCGATTCATCTATCAATTGCGACACGGAAATCAAATTGCAATTTAAACGGGGCACATAAAGAACATTTTTAAGTTCCAAATTTTCATCAAGTTTCACTGATCCTTCTTTTGTGGCAGCTGCGCACTGTCCATCCGGCAATCCCACAGGGCATCCAGACACCCTCGTAGTTCACTCACATTCTTCAAGCTCCCAGTCATGTGATTGGATGCGCCTGTGTCAATGATCCATGGATTATTTATGTGATTACCTGTCATCTTCTCACTTGTACTTGGTTTATGATTGTTCACCATCTGAAGAAGGTTCTGCCACTGCTCATTACTCAGGCCGGCCAAACCTGATTTTTCTGAGTCAATTTCAATTACCGCCAAAGCACTTGCAGTTCTTTCTGTGATCTGAGCAGCATTGGCCCGGACTGTTCCACTTCGTCCACGCCCAGTTCCTGTgcgttgttgttgttgttgtccTCCCATACCACGTCCACCAGCTCTGCTTTCACCACGAGGACAGTCACCCCACCATTCTGGGTACCCAATAAGCTGGAAACAGCTTGTTGAATCATGGCCTGTTCGGTTGCATTTCGGGCAGATCATTGTATTGTCTTTTGTCTCTCCGCGTCCCTTCAATCTGGTGTTTGTTTGAACAGCGAGTCCAATGACTTCTCCTCGTTCTTCCCTTGCACGAGTGATAATCTTCATTCTTTCTTCTTGGGCCAAAGCCAAATATACTTTGTTCAAAGTCGGCAATGGTTCTGTTGCAAGTAGGTTGGATCGAACAGTACCGTAACTCCCTTCATCCAATCCCATGAGAAATTGGTGTACCTTTTCTTCTTCTCGACGCTTCTCCAATTTTGCCGAGAGTTTGCACTTGCACCCTGTGCAGGTGCAAGTTGGGATCTGATCATAATTTGCTAGTTCATCCTAGAGAGCTTTCATCTTCCCATAGTAAACAACCATGGACAGCCCGTGTTGTTTACATTCATTCAACTCGGTTTTTATTTGTTGAATCCGAGGTCCATTTGCAATGTGAAATCGTTCCTCAATGTCTTCCCACAGATCTTTCGCGTTCTCCTCATGCGAGATGGTAGAGTGCAGGTCGGGTTCAATTGTGTTCCGAATCCATGATACCAACATGGACTGAACAGTCCACCAGTCTTCTAATTCAGGAGATCCTTCCTGTGGTTCTGAGATGGACTCGTCCACAAAACTCCATTTTTTTCGAGCTCGCAGCGAGGTCCAGATAGATCTCGCCCATTCCTCATAGTTCTCATCACCTCGCAACTTGACTTGCGTGATGACGTTTCCTGGATTGTCATTTGATGACAAATCATATGGGGAGTTTATCTTCTTCCAAGTTTCATTCTTTGGTGTTTTATCAGAATCAGCCATATCAATTTGAGAAGATGTATGGCACGAAGAAAatcaaggctctgataccataaaaGAACGTGAATTGAGGAGAAGCCTTTTCTGTCTACCTTCATGCCACCAAAACCCAGAATATATACAATCTATCTTTCCACAGACCTCCCCAGGATCACTCCTAGAAAAGCTCACAATCAAAGGACACAAAATaatggaaatatatatatataccatatTTACAGCTACCTCAATATTTACTATACTGAGCCACCCAACACCCAATATGTTTGATGGTTAggttaataattattgtatcaTGTGATCTTTATCTTTCTGCACAAGTCTATGTGTACGCGTTAGTTGTTTTTATTTGCAGTTGGATTCAGATTTTGGTCACATTGTGAGTTGAGATTTTTGTGTGTGAAAAATGAAGACATTATTTAGTGCCATATCATTAAAGCATTAGTGTCAGCTAATCTTTGTTTTGTTGGCATACTTTTTATTGCACTGCGATATCTAGCTCTTGGTGTTCCATATCTTCGGACCAGTGTAATTTTATTGAATACTATTTTTATGTTGTAGACCAGTGTAATTCCTTAAATGCCTAATTTATaactatatttttatgtttcattGATCTATATGACTATATtaatgaaacgtccactacttttaaactttaaaatcctactaatttttttttttgaaacatgacatttgaaattcaccatttaaaataaattaacattttcgtaaataaaaatattaatttaacatttaaaatctcaagtgcataaaataccTAAAAcgtcaattaacaaaaatacaatttcagcttttaacatgatcaaaactaacttcaaattaaaacataaaaatctttaatttactcattaacaaaatcttttaaaactttgaatatcaagctaatgcggaaataatgttcctcgggagtgtactgcctaTCCGATCCACTATAACGTTAGCGCCTCCCTCAGTAACATCAtcacctgcaacattcaaactTAATGAGTCTAATGACTAAGCATGTTCTATACATgcgtagcaaataatacatatacaagcacatacattaaaatcatatttttattcaaaataagcttgttatcataaataaatcataaatcgtcaaaTCGTAAAGCtgtcaatcatttatcattttaggtgaagtttgatccttgaaaatgactagcttttatcctttggtcgactaatcagtcttagctcaccattgcgcatggagACGGGCACTAGGTACCAACGTAAAATGGAAAAACCATCGTTGGGCTCTCTCTGgagccttctccctcacgatattcccaaaaatcatatatcatatcatttatgttacagtcaattcacatccttcaaaatattttttccttttcttttaaatcataaaatatcgtgtctttccacatttgaaaaatagtatttttaacagtaaaaatttcaCAGATttacaataaatcataaaatctcatatttttatcataaacgttttaaaatatcatttagcatgcgttatgatcccTCGGGACACTGCCAACCCTTTTCGTACtattcaggtgtaaaatgatcgtctTTCCCCTGGacttaaaatttctcgattttgacctTTTCTCACACTTATTGACTCGAgactatcccaaataattatttaagcttaaacttgacttctaatatttttatttaacgtaaACTCGATGATTTCgatttaattccataattactaattcgtgaaacgtttaattcctgaattaattcaaacttaaatattttgttctcaacctttaaatataaacatttcATACTTAAAagaccctcgtgaaccatgaaccgACCTCCGTGGACCATGGTTCAAACCCTTTCTTCTCCTAACCCTTCAACCGAACCCTAGCCTTCCATATCGAGCCACGACCCAAATTCATCGAGTCATGGCCGAGCCATCGTGAACCATACCCTGACCAGACCCCCTAGGGACCCTATTAAACCCTCTTGGACCAGCACCGAGCCCTCCAGCCCTCAACCAAGCCGCACACACCCATGTGCGGAAGCCCTAGATCGAGGCCcttctcatttttttcttttcttcaagCCACCGTGAACTAGCAGCCGACGAATTCTACTAGGACTCTACTTACCAACGCTAGCCATCCTCCAACCGAGCCGTGAGCCCCCTTGCCCGTAGCTTCACCTAGCACGCATGGGAAAAGTCATAGTTCAcgaggactcttccctagccgcTGCACTCTAGTTATAGCCATTCTAGGACTTTTCCCAACCCTTGAACACGTCTAGCccagcccctagcccagccTTGGCCGAGCCGTGAGTAGCCAAGCACCCTTAGTCGTAGCCTTGAAGACGTGCGAAGACATGATACCCTAGCGAACCCTAGGTCTCCTCCTTCCTTGGCCAACTCGATTACAACCTTCGTGTGTCCCCTTAACGACTATTTTCCTAGCCCTTAAACACATCCTATTGGCAGAGTGTTCTTGGAATTCATAACATTTTtcaaacatgcataaaattgtcaaaactttgaaaatatttgtcaaTACGTTAAGCAAATTTtactcaattatttttcatgctaaaataaacaaaacatacATAATATGGATTGAATGATGTGTCAAAGGAATTTAGAAATGTTCCTTTCcgttttagaacgctcgaatatacaaTCATCGACGTGGGTGCGAAAAAAGACGAACATGCGACGAAGAACTCCTTGTTTTCTCCACCTCCTAATTTTCAAAACTTGTGTGTGTAGTGTGTGTGTTTTCGGCTGATTCAAACCCTTGGTttctattttatagattttaattttcatGATAACGGGCTTTGATTTTAGGCTTTTATGTTTAggagcaattgggcctacttatcttaggtaaattaggccTAATAAcccctatttaattgaaaaataaaagtttataaaaattagtttttaaaaataatactttttgtggggacccgggctctaactcaattatctttttgggattaattggatctttgctagaaaatgtgggtcaaaattttgcttttaacatttgttcaaatgtatataaacaagcacaagacattatatataaaattcctgtcattttattcaactacaattaacattcacatattcgtctacaattaacagactagtgtttagaaattcagtacatgtctagtaa comes from Primulina huaijiensis isolate GDHJ02 chromosome 5, ASM1229523v2, whole genome shotgun sequence and encodes:
- the LOC140977626 gene encoding uncharacterized protein; translated protein: MADSDKTPKNETWKKINSPYDLSSNDNPGNVITQVKLRGDENYEEWARSIWTSLRARKKWSFVDESISEPQEGSPELEDWWTVQSMLVSWIRNTIEPDLHSTISHEENAKDLWEDIEERFHIANGPRIQQIKTELNEWCKCKLSAKLEKRREEEKVHQFLMGLDEGSYGTVRSNLLATEPLPTLNKVYLALAQEERMKIITRAREERGEVIGLAVQTNTRLKGRGETKDNTMICPKCNRTGHDSTSCFQLIGYPEWWGDCPRGESRAGGRGMGGQQQQQRTGTGRGRSGTVRANAAQITERTASALAVIEIDSEKSGLAGLSNEQWQNLLQMVNNHKPSTSEKMTGNHINNPWIIDTGASNHMTGSLKNVSELRGCLDALWDCRMDSAQLPQKKDQ